From the Moorena sp. SIOASIH genome, the window AGGGACTAGACTAGCTAGAGGCTGATTATACAACACCATTGTGGTACTGGAGTTCAGCTCAAAACCAATGCGTTCGTAAAAACTTTGTTGATGGGTGGTCATCAGATAAACTCTCTCTACTCGGCTCATCTGAGGATGAGAGAGTACGGTTTCCACTAGCTTACGCCCTAGCCCAGCTCCTCGATAGTCTGGGTGGATAACTACATCCCAAATGGTTCCCCGATAAATTCCATCAGAGGTAGCTCTGGCTAATCCAATCAGCTTTTGGTTATCCCAAACACTGATGACAGGATCACTGTTAGCGATCGCAACTTGCCAATCCTCGATTTTTCGGTCTTTTGCCCAAAAAGCACCTAGGTTAAACAATTGTTGTAGCTGGTAATAGTCGATTTGAGATTTGCGATCGCAAAACTGAATATGGCGGTAGTCCATAGTTGCCAAAGTTCCTTCTGATTTTGTTAAACGTGCCTTGAAATTGACTTACTTTCCTGATGTTAGTCTGGAGTTTTAATGAAAACTTTTAAGTTAAAATAGGGTTGAGAGCCTGTGCTGTTGACTACTCTTAAGTAATAAAAACCAGACAATTTTTCCTGATTAATTAACAATTTAAAATTGACAATTAATCAGGATTAAAAGGGTTTGCAGATAACTGTTCAAGATATATCTATCGATAGGTTATCTCTGGCTTGACAAACCCAGGAAGCTGAGTATTACAAAATGTTAAGATTATAACTGATTGTAATTATCTCGGTCAAATCCAATAACTGATCCCATGGGTGATAGTATGGGCTATTGTTGTTCGATCACGACACCTGTGCACAACCACCTCTCACCCACCCCATCCAAACCCCATGCCCAATTGCCTAATCAGCGTTGGGAAATTGCCCCCCTCAAAACTGAACAAGCTAACCAACTCGCCCAATCTAGAGGCATTTCCCCCCTAATCGCTCAACTCCTGATCAACCGGGGTATTGAAACCTCTGAACAAGCGGAGGTTTTCCTCAATCCCCTATCTCAGGTGATGCCTGCACCAATTGATGAATTTCCCGATTTGGCAATTAGCGTTGAGATGCTCACTGAAGCGATCGCAAATCAAGAAAAAATCGCTATCTGTGGAGACTACGATGCTGATGGCATGACCAGCACGGCTTTGTTACTCAGAGCATTACGCTGGTTGGGGGCTGATGTAGACTACGCCATCCCCAGCCGGATGACAGAGGGTTATGGCATCAATACACGGATTGTGGAAGAATTTGCGGAGGAAGGGGTGGGTGTGATTTTAACGGTTGATAATGGTATTGCTGCCCATGAACCTATCGCTAGAGCTGTAGAACTGGGAATAACAGTTATTGTAACTGACCACCATGACCTACCTCCAGAACTTCCAGACGCTGATGCCATTCTCAATCCTAAGCAATTGCCAGAAGAGTCACCCTACCGAAGTTTAGCCGGTGTAGGGATAGCTTACATTTTAGCTATCTGTCTAGCACAACAACTGGGTCAACTCAAAGGCTTGACCCAACAGCTGTTAGAACTATTTACTCTGGGAACTATTGCGGATTTAGCCCCTTTAACCGGTATCAACCGACGTTGGTTAAAGCGAGGCTTAGGGTTATTGCCTCAATCTCAATTAGCAGGAGTTCAAGCATTAATCGAGATAACTGGGGTTAAAGATGACCAAAAATCCCTTAAGCCGGAGGATATTGGATTTAGACTAGGACCAAGAATTAACGCTATTGGTCGCTTATCGGATCCCCAAATTGTAATTGAACTGCTGACGACTACTGCACCGGAAGTAGCACTTGAGAGGGCAATGCAGTGTGAAAAAGTGAACCAACGGCGTCAGCAATTGTGTGCTGATATTGAAAAAGATGCGATCGCATTTATTGAAGACACTGGAATAGATTGGCAACAGAAGCGAGTATTAGTGATTGTCCAACCGAATTGGCATCATGGAGTGATTGGCATTGTTGCCTCCCGATTAGTAGAGCGCTATGGTGTCCCAGTCTTTATTGGAACTTATGAAGACGACGACCAACAACACATTCGCGGTTCAGCACGAGGCATAACTGAATTCAATATTTTTGAAGCCTTAGAGTTCTGTAAAGACTTACTGGGTAAATATGGAGGACACAAAGCAGCTGGTGGATTTTCCCTAGCTGCTGAGAACTTAAGCGACTTTGAACAATCCCTTAGCCGTTTTGCCCATGAATGTCTAAAAGCTGAACACCTCAAACCCCTAGTTGCTATCGACGCTAGCCTAGAATTACCTCAAATTACCTCTAACTTCTACCAGGAATTAGATCTGCTTCACCCCTGTGGGATTGGCAATCGGGATCCTGTCTTTTGGAGTGCCAATGTCCAAATCCTTGAGCAACGAGTTGTTGGTAAGGGACACATTAAGCTTACCTTGAATCAGGACAATCAATCAGTCACGATTCAAGCTATTGCTTGGCGTTGGGGGGAATACTTCCCTTTACCTAAACGAGTGGATATTGCCTACAAGTTGCGAGAGCATCATTGGGAGGGCAACACGACCATTGAGTTAGAGTTAGTGGGTGTTCGTCTACCCGTAGTGACTAGTCCCGTAGTTACTAGTAAAGTTACTACTACCTCAACAACAAAGAAAGCGGAATTTTATTACAATCAGCGCCGCTACACCTGTAGCCTCTGGGAATCTTTAAATGAACTAAGAATTAGAAACCCAGAAGGGAAAGTCCTAGCGATTCAGAAAGGACAACGCATTGGACTTTTGGGTACTAAACGGGAAGATGCTAAAGAAGTTAATGTCACTAAACCTCCTTACTACCCCTTGATCAAAGCAGCAACTCGTGCGTTGGGACTCAGTTGAACAAAATGTCTCGCGCAGTTCCCACCTAAATCAAAGATTATAGGTGGGGTTAGCGACACCAACAAAAAACACTAGCTTTTCTTATTCTTTTGACAATTCGATGAGGTAACTACTGGGAGTTGGCTGTTGGGTGGTTAACTGAAGTTGAAATACTACTCTAGTAAGAGAGTATATTGTTTGAAATCTGAAAGATCTAATTAAACACTTATGACTAAACCACTTTAGTTGATAGAACACCCTGAAGGAGGAAGATACCAGGAGGTATTTCGATCAAAGATTTCAGTAACTGCAAGTGATTCTAGGGTGAAGTCTGCTCTTACTCATATTTACTTTTCCCTTAAGCAAGACGAAAAGAGTCGGTTTCATCGGGTTATTGGCGATGAAGTTTGGAATTTATATAAAGGCATAGGTCTCTACCTCTACCTCTGGGATGGTACCGATTCAACACCACAACGTATTACATTATCATCTGAAGAAAACCAGTTCTGCTACGTTGTACCTTCATCAGGTGTGTGGCAGACAGCAGTACCCATTCAAGGTAGCGTTTTGGTGGGTTGTTCCGTTGCACCAGGCTTTGAATTTTAAGGTTTTGAGCTTCTCGATAGTGGCTCAAAAGAAGCGCAACTTCTCTTCTCTGTTGCACCATAATTGCGCCAGCTAGCCCTTTCTTGATAGGCTTTTATTACAGAAGCATACTTATCCCTATACAAGATTATCAATAAACACAACCTAATTCAAAAGTTAGGCTTGCAAATGCATCCTGAAAGACCTTATTAGTTCCTGAACAAATACTATCTTTCCGAAAAGTTACGCGCCTTATTCAAAACCACATTGATACAATTATTGGGGTTACCGGCTCGCTTGTGTTGGATGAGCTGGATATCAATGCGTTTTTGACTAGAAAAAATATCGGAGATATTGTAGATGAACTAATTATTACCAGTGGTTCATCGAAGGATTATGAATTTATAAAGGCAATATTTTTTCTAGACGAGTTATTAGAAATTATTTCTGAAAATACAATCGATATTCATCAACATTTAATCTGGTACAAGAGATATTCTGAGCAGAAGTTGTGTTTTATTTCAGATAGTGAGACTGAAGTCATTCATCAAGTGCTTTCTTCTTCGGAAACATCTGATTCTATAGTAGCTAAACTAAAATATTATCCTGAATTGATCAAGAGCATGGGTTTAAATGATGTCGAATCTAGTACATGGGTTTCTTGTTTGGTTGAATGGATTCGGCATCAGATCAAAAAGAATATTTCAATTCACAAATCCTTTCATGATGATATTGGTACGGTCTATGATATTCAATTTAATGGTCAATCTAAAAGATTAGTACTGTTAGCAGATGGTTTTGTGATCAACTTTTTTGCTAAACAGGAGAAAGGCGTAAAAACAGAATATATTGATCCAATTGTGACAATGCAACTTCTGGGTTTGGTCAAACTTGCGACGACTGAAAAAGGTATAGAACCAGGCGTTTATCCCATGGCACAACGTTTCAAGACCGATGATATCGATTTGTTTTGGAAAGCACTTGATGATAAAAGCCGTCCTATAGAATTTGGCGTTGCTGAATCCAGGAATGAATAACAGTAGGGTGGGCATCTTGCCCGCCCGGGAATGAAACAGGCAAGATGCCTGTTCCACAACAAGATGCCTGTTCCACAACAAGATGCCCGTTCCACAACAAGATGCCTATTCCACAGGTGCGACCCGTGGCGAATTTAATTCTTAATACGGAAAGCGCACCTAAAAACTCAGGACTTACGCACAGACTCCATGGGTAGGGTGGTCAAAACCTTGCCCACCCTACAGGTAGCGTTAAATTGAGTAATTTGCGTAAGTCCTAAACTCTTAAAATCATTCCATTATTAAGCAACGCCGAAGCTTAAACCTTCAACGGGCTAACCTTCAACTGCATCACCTACCCTACACCGAATCCCCTAGGGCGAACAACCGCCTCATTCAACCCTCGATTAAAGGTCGCCTCTAAGAGCATATAGGGCGAAAATGACCACTGGACCAGCAATCACAACAGCTGCCAGCATAGTCAACTGAGCAATCAATACCCAATCGATGTTACCTATAAAATCTAAAAAAGCTAAATACATGTGTTCTCCAGAATTAACCCAACAAAGCCGATGGTGACTAATCACAATCCATCCCTTAGATATTACTGGGTAATGATCTGTTTTTTTTAAGTAAGTTTACAAAAATATACAAAACTCAACGGCAAGCCTGACCACACCTATCACGGGTGAAAACTCGCTAAGCTAGATCTACTGTAAGTTTGTAGCTCTTTTTTGAAAGTCATGGCCACTTGGCGTTGTGTAAAGCAATGTGGCGCTTGCTGTCATCTTGACCCAGCTGAGCGTCCAGGATTAGAGGAGTATCTGCTACCAGAAGAGCTAGCGCTATATTTGAGTATGGTAGGTGAGGGGGGATGGTGTATAAATTTCGACCACACCACCCGTGAATGTCGTATTTATCCCCATCGACCTCGTTTCTGTCGGGTGGAACCTGAGGTATTTCAGGATATGTATGGGGTGGAGCCAGCAGATTTAAATGATTTTGCCATTGACTGCTGTTGGGAGCATATTGAAGCACTTTATGGAGATTGCTCTCTGGAAATGCTGCGCTTTGAGCGGGAAATAGGGATTTAAAGCTACATAGCAGTTCTCAACTCGGTTGTCAACAAAAATTGACGTCAAAAGGGAACAGGGCACAGGGCACAGCGGATCACCGGAACAGGAGGAAAGAGATCCGAGTACTTTTTAGTGTTATAGCGTTTTTATTTGAGATGTAAACATAGGATTGATGGGAAAAGCAACTTCGGAGCAGGGCCTTCGGAGCAGTAGGCAAGAGATCCAAAGAGTTTTTAATGTTATGAGAAATCAGCAAGATTGTTCATAACCTATTTATAAATGCTAGATCATAAATCCCCATTGGGTTTCATGATCTATTTGGAAATGCTATACATGAAATTGAAGAGCGAATAGCGAAAATCGAAATTAACGAGTAACGAGTAACAAGGAACAAGTAACAAGTAACAATGCGTGTAAAAATTTGTGGCATTACGAAACCGGAGCAAGGAGATGCGATCGCACAATTGGGAGCAACAGCATTAGGCTTTATTTGTGTACCAGGCTCTCCTCGTTACGTTACACCCCAGCAAATTCGAGAAGTGGTCAAACACTTGTCCGTATCAGTTGACCGCATTGGTGTGTTTGCTAATACCTCTACGGAAGAAATCACTCAAATTGTCGCTGATTCAGGGATAAATGCCGTTCAGCTGCATAGTAATGAATCCTCAGAGTTTTGCCAAAAGCTGCGCCAAGCTTTACCAGAGATTGAAATTATTAAAGCCTTAAGGATAAGAACTCCAGAATGTTTAAATCAGGCAGATAGTTATTTGAGTTGTGTAGATACACTATTGCTAGATGCTTACCATCGAAAAATGTTGGGGGGTACTGGTAAAACCTTAGACTGGCAAAGGCTACAACAATTTCGTCCCACTATCCCTTGGTTACTGGCTGGTGGCTTGACACCGGATAATGTCTTAGATGCCCTAACGCTGGTGCAACCCAGTGGGATTGATTTATCCAGTGGTGTAGAGCGAACACCAGGTGATAAAGATTTAAAAAAAGTTGCTCGGTTGTTCGAGAAATTAAGATCAAGAGTTGTTCGCGTAGCGTGGCCTTTTGGCCAAGGTTGAACGGTTGTTCGCCTTTGGTGTTCGGTGTAGGGTAGGTTGTCTGTCAGAATGTAGAATGTAGAATGTAGAATGCAGAATGTAGAATGCAGAATGTAGAATGTAGAATGCAGAATGTAGAATGCAGAAGGCAGAAGGCAGAATGGTGAATCTACAATGGTGAATTCCAAATTCTAAATTCTAAATTCTAAATTCTAAATTCTAAATTCTAAATTCTAAATTCTAAATTCCAAATTCTAAATTCTAAATTCTAAATTCTAAATTCTAAATTCTAAATTCTAAAATGTTTGTTTAAAATTGAAAGTTAGGCGGTTTAAGATTAACAGTCAACAGTCAACAAGGTTTGGGATGATTCCAATGGAATGGTAAAGTGGAATTGACTACCTTGATTTTTCCCCTCAGACTCAGCCCAAATTTTTCCACCCATACCTTTTATAATCTGACGACAGATAGCTAGACCAAGACCTGTGCCACCAACAGTGCGTCGGAGTGAATCTTCCTCTTGATAAAAACTCTCAAATATGGCATCTAGCTGACTGGGTTCAATACCCCTACCTGTATCCGCTACAATTACTTCTAGCAGATTCTTGGTTACAAATCCTATCGACTCTGGTTGAGTTTCATTGATTTGGGCTTGGATAGTGATTTTACCCCCTGGCTCAGTAAACTTACAGGCATTATCTAGGAGTTTGGTTAAGACTTCTACCAACCCTTCACCATCTGCTAGGACTGTAGGTAACACAGAGGGTAGTTCAACCTTGATTTCTGGTAGAGTCTCTGGTGACCAAATCGATCTCAGAGCAGAAAGAGCCAAGTCTAGGACTTCGATAATCTGGATTGATTCCGGGTAACGGGATGTCTGACCACTTTCTAACTTAGACAGAGTGAGAAAATCTTGAATCAGTTTACGCATGCGCTCGGCATCGGTTAACGCGGTATCAAGCATAATTTGCCGAAACTCCGTTGGCATTTCTGGTTCACTCTCTAAACTTTCTAGGCACACTCGGATAGTTGATAAGGGAGTTCGTAATTCATGACCAACGATAGCAATCAGATTATTGCGGGTTCGTTCTAGGGCTTCTAGTTGGTTATGGAGTTCAGTTAAGTCAGTATAAGCTTGGGCTTGATTCAAGGCTACCCCAGCTTGAGTTGCGATCGCTTCTACTAAATCAATGTCGTCTTCGAGCCATCGATAGGGTTCCGAACCGCCATGGTGAAGTTCCAGCATCCCCAGCAGTGTTCCTTGATAGTGTATTGGTACCAGTAACCAAGATCGAATCTGCCAACGCTGAATAGTTGTCCTGATAGCTGGATTATTGTGTAAGTTGGGAGCCTCAGTGACATCAGCAATGGCAATGGCTCGTTCTTGAGCTAGAGCGACTTGAATTAGAGGATTATCTGCTAACGACCACATCTGTCCAGTGAGGGACGGTAAACCAGAAGCAACCGATTCATACTCAATTTT encodes:
- a CDS encoding GNAT family N-acetyltransferase: MDYRHIQFCDRKSQIDYYQLQQLFNLGAFWAKDRKIEDWQVAIANSDPVISVWDNQKLIGLARATSDGIYRGTIWDVVIHPDYRGAGLGRKLVETVLSHPQMSRVERVYLMTTHQQSFYERIGFELNSSTTMVLYNQPLASLVPSKALQSQESPGV
- the recJ gene encoding single-stranded-DNA-specific exonuclease RecJ is translated as MGYCCSITTPVHNHLSPTPSKPHAQLPNQRWEIAPLKTEQANQLAQSRGISPLIAQLLINRGIETSEQAEVFLNPLSQVMPAPIDEFPDLAISVEMLTEAIANQEKIAICGDYDADGMTSTALLLRALRWLGADVDYAIPSRMTEGYGINTRIVEEFAEEGVGVILTVDNGIAAHEPIARAVELGITVIVTDHHDLPPELPDADAILNPKQLPEESPYRSLAGVGIAYILAICLAQQLGQLKGLTQQLLELFTLGTIADLAPLTGINRRWLKRGLGLLPQSQLAGVQALIEITGVKDDQKSLKPEDIGFRLGPRINAIGRLSDPQIVIELLTTTAPEVALERAMQCEKVNQRRQQLCADIEKDAIAFIEDTGIDWQQKRVLVIVQPNWHHGVIGIVASRLVERYGVPVFIGTYEDDDQQHIRGSARGITEFNIFEALEFCKDLLGKYGGHKAAGGFSLAAENLSDFEQSLSRFAHECLKAEHLKPLVAIDASLELPQITSNFYQELDLLHPCGIGNRDPVFWSANVQILEQRVVGKGHIKLTLNQDNQSVTIQAIAWRWGEYFPLPKRVDIAYKLREHHWEGNTTIELELVGVRLPVVTSPVVTSKVTTTSTTKKAEFYYNQRRYTCSLWESLNELRIRNPEGKVLAIQKGQRIGLLGTKREDAKEVNVTKPPYYPLIKAATRALGLS
- a CDS encoding cupin domain-containing protein, with product MIEHPEGGRYQEVFRSKISVTASDSRVKSALTHIYFSLKQDEKSRFHRVIGDEVWNLYKGIGLYLYLWDGTDSTPQRITLSSEENQFCYVVPSSGVWQTAVPIQGSVLVGCSVAPGFEF
- a CDS encoding photosystem II reaction center protein Ycf12: MYLAFLDFIGNIDWVLIAQLTMLAAVVIAGPVVIFALYALRGDL
- a CDS encoding YkgJ family cysteine cluster protein; amino-acid sequence: MATWRCVKQCGACCHLDPAERPGLEEYLLPEELALYLSMVGEGGWCINFDHTTRECRIYPHRPRFCRVEPEVFQDMYGVEPADLNDFAIDCCWEHIEALYGDCSLEMLRFEREIGI
- a CDS encoding phosphoribosylanthranilate isomerase; translation: MRVKICGITKPEQGDAIAQLGATALGFICVPGSPRYVTPQQIREVVKHLSVSVDRIGVFANTSTEEITQIVADSGINAVQLHSNESSEFCQKLRQALPEIEIIKALRIRTPECLNQADSYLSCVDTLLLDAYHRKMLGGTGKTLDWQRLQQFRPTIPWLLAGGLTPDNVLDALTLVQPSGIDLSSGVERTPGDKDLKKVARLFEKLRSRVVRVAWPFGQG
- a CDS encoding DICT sensory domain-containing protein, yielding MNNPNSLLGDLRQELPDLRCQMYFKSSLTALSHAMEDLVLAVDDSPLVIANFQHEKFYRQEVHRYQRIAQRTNQVYVLAAPESESGFAVVEESLETIPLDPNDGLAQEWHLVILAQKYTACLICREQLTPAISMDQARRFEGFCSFDPRVTIHAARLLLGRIASYRPELAPKVEQVWQRYGLTTEVPEQTLLLTSAGIDISIFAQRLVTYLQASQYKLLKAYRVLTTKERKERLINAITATIRRSLNPQDVLAATVKELGHTFNSCRCLLYRCSASDQQAKIEYESVASGLPSLTGQMWSLADNPLIQVALAQERAIAIADVTEAPNLHNNPAIRTTIQRWQIRSWLLVPIHYQGTLLGMLELHHGGSEPYRWLEDDIDLVEAIATQAGVALNQAQAYTDLTELHNQLEALERTRNNLIAIVGHELRTPLSTIRVCLESLESEPEMPTEFRQIMLDTALTDAERMRKLIQDFLTLSKLESGQTSRYPESIQIIEVLDLALSALRSIWSPETLPEIKVELPSVLPTVLADGEGLVEVLTKLLDNACKFTEPGGKITIQAQINETQPESIGFVTKNLLEVIVADTGRGIEPSQLDAIFESFYQEEDSLRRTVGGTGLGLAICRQIIKGMGGKIWAESEGKNQGSQFHFTIPLESSQTLLTVDC